The following are from one region of the Bactrocera oleae isolate idBacOlea1 chromosome 6, idBacOlea1, whole genome shotgun sequence genome:
- the scf gene encoding calumenin-B, translating into MVVFRLSFALLLLLNVVFLAYAIPKPDDEEIIDGDTLHSPLDHDSDGEKHFEGGHHNKQYDHEAFLGEDEAKSFDQLPPEESKRRLGLIVDRIDNDKDGFVTLSELKRWIEYTQRRYIDEDVNRTWKMHNPDNNDTISWEAYRDNVYGFLDTMDKEEIENDEHSMSFKRLLKRDRRRWGVADKDLDDKLTREEFTAFLHPEDHPIMKDIVLTETIEDIDANGDGKVSVDEYIADMYRNSEPNDEEPEWVKSEREGFAKFRDINGDGFLDREEVRTWIVPKDFDHAESEAKHLVFEADNDDDEKLTKEEILEKYDVFVGSQATDFGEALARHDEF; encoded by the coding sequence ATGGTGGTGTTTCGTTTATCATTTGCTCTGCTTCTACTTTTAAATGTAGTTTTCTTGGCATATGCTATTCCTAAGCCTGACGATGAGGAAATTATTGATGGTGATACACTACACAGTCCGTTAGATCATGATTCAGATGGTGAAAAACATTTTGAAGGTGGTCATCACAACAAACAGTATGATCATGAAGCCTTCTTAGGTGAAGATGAAGCAAAATCATTTGATCAATTACCGCCGGAAGAGAGTAAACGACGTTTGGGACTCATCGTTGATCGAATTGATAATGACAAAGATGGATTTGTAACACTTTCGGAGCTGAAACGTTGGATTGAATATACACAACGTCGTTACATAGACGAAGATGTTAACCGTACGTGGAAAATGCATAATCCAGACAACAATGACACAATCAGCTGGGAGGCATACCGGGATAATGTTTATGGCTTTTTGGATACAATGGACAAAGAGGAAATTGAAAACGATGAGCATAGCATGTCTTTCAAACGCTTACTAAAACGGGATCGTCGGCGTTGGGGAGTTGCTGATAAAGATTTAGACGATAAACTAACACGTGAAGAGTTCACCGCATTTCTACATCCAGAAGATCATCCCATAATGAAAGATATAGTACTAACGGAAACAATTGAGGACATTGATGCCAACGGAGATGGCAAAGTTAGTGTGGATGAATACATTGCCGACATGTACCGTAATTCTGAACCGAACGATGAAGAACCAGAATGGGTTAAAAGTGAACGGGAAGGCTTTGCTAAGTTTCGTGATATAAATGGGGACGGCTTTTTGGACCGTGAGGAGGTACGCACTTGGATCGTGCCGAAAGATTTTGATCACGCCGAGAGTGAAGCAAAACATCTGGTATTTGAAGCCGATAATGATGACGATGAAAAACTAACGAAGgaagaaattttagaaaaatatgatGTCTTCGTTGGTTCTCAAGCGACTGATTTTGGCGAGGCGTTGGCACGTCATGATGAATTctaa
- the Myt1 gene encoding membrane-associated tyrosine- and threonine-specific cdc2-inhibitory kinase: MTTESALPLPRLPVPEIRAEIAFQHSQKQNQILQEYRLRPPKLRLANRSYLSTCISTKAHAISFRGESDGNCNALPELDANALSGSYDRSMNETYFEQCFTRLAKIGEGSFGEVFKVRSNEDGRMYAIKMSKELYRSEHYRQERLEEVRRYEQFSGHANFVQFYRAWEQNDRLYMQMELCRESLDRYLVRRRHIPEETIWNILLDLLLALKNLHDQNLIHLDIKLDNVLIGDDDSCKLADFGLVIDVDIANRHQATEGDSRYMAPEILQGKFSKAADIFSLGVAMLELSCYLELPHNGPLWQQLRSGVLPQDFMKNISPELGVLIRQMMSPDPDSRPTVDHLLSHKKLVCLMERRDRWKLLIKMKQTIRRSRRVAWSKLCNLKQIIFNFVTSILTAYMNRDTASNEHKPNVSPLQQHLRDKRPPMISMRLHASTPTAGHTRNTSIEFLPGENCLNLSQQSTPITFATHNKIVNSTPVNHNNHSFRSRKDLTKTSFKAVENECGIENFNDIQSSPTAISRPNSFLNLEDLEQNSQDFVSLDKSSLQECRKKLFTKMDD; this comes from the exons ATGACTACGGAATCTGCGCTTCCGCTACCTCGCTTGCCCGTACCGGAAATTCGTGCAGAAATAGCGTTCCAACACTCGCAGAAACAAAATCAGATTTTACAGGAATATCGACTTCGCCCACCGAAGCTAAGATTGGCAAACCGTAGCTACTTATCGACGTGTATTTCAACAAAAGCACATGCGATATCATTCCGTGGTGAATCTGATGGCAACTGCAATGCTTTACCAGAATTAGATGCCAATGCATTGAGCGGTTCATATGATCGATCTATGAACGAAACTTATTTTGAACAATGCTTCACGCGCCTTGCAAAAATTGGCGAAGGCTCATTTGGCGAAGTTTTCAAAGTGCGTTCTAACGAAGATGGACGTATGTACGCGATAAAAATGTCAAAAGAATTATATCGTAGTGAGCATTATCGTCAAGAGCGACTAGAGGAGGTGCGTCGGTATGAGCAATTTTCAGGTCACGCAAATTTTGTGCAATTTTATCGCGCGTGGGAGCAAAACGATCGTTTATACATGCAAATGGAGCTATGTCGTGAAAGTTTGGACAGATATTTAGTACGTCGTCGACATATACCTGAAGAAACAATTTGGAATATTTTACTAGATTTGTTGCTTGCATTGAAGAATCTGCATGACCAAAATCTCATTCATTTGgatattaaattagataatgTCCTGATAGGCGATGACGACAGTTGTAAATTGGCTGATTTTGGTTTGGTTATTGATGTAGATATA gcaAACCGTCATCAAGCAACAGAAGGCGACTCTCGCTACATGGCGCCGGAAATACTAcaaggaaaattttcaaaagccgCTGATATTTTTAGTTTAGGAGTTGCAATGCTTGAATTATCTTGTTATTTGGAGTTGCCACACAATGGACCATTATGGCAACAATTACGTAGTGGAGTTTTACCGCAAGATTTTATGAAAA acaTATCACCGGAACTGGGAGTACTCATTAGGCAAATGATGTCGCCAGATCCTGATTCCCGACCAACAGTGGACCATCTTTTAAGTCATAAAAAGTTAGTTTGTTTAATGGAGCGTAGGGATCGATGGAAGTTACTAATAAAAATG AAACAAACAATACGGCGTTCACGCAGAGTGGCGTGGTCAAAATTGTGTAATTTGAAgcaaatcatttttaatttcgtCACATCTATACTTACTGCATACATGAACCGCGATACGGCCAGTAATGAACACAAACCTAATGTTTCTCCACTACAACAGCATCTTAGAGATAAGCGACCACCTATGATCTCCATGCGTTTACATGCATCAACACCTACCGCGGGACACACGCGAAATACTTCCATCGAATTTTTACCAGGGGAAAATTGCTTGAATTTATCTCAGCAAAGCACACCTATTACCTTTGCGAcgcataataaaattgtaaactcAACCCCTGTAAATCACAATAACCACAGTTTCCGCTCACGCAAGGATTTGACTAAGACaagttttaa AGCGGTAGAGAACGAGTGTGGtatcgaaaattttaatgacattCAATCTTCACCAACCGCAATAAGTCGACCAAATAGTTTCCTCAATTTAGAGGACTTGGAACAGAACTCACAAGATTTTGTCTCTTTGGATAAATCGAGTCTTCAAGAGTGCCGAAAAAAACTCTTTACGAAAATGGATGATTAA